The following coding sequences are from one Lolium rigidum isolate FL_2022 chromosome 6, APGP_CSIRO_Lrig_0.1, whole genome shotgun sequence window:
- the LOC124665326 gene encoding BEL1-like homeodomain protein 9 — MASPAGGYGGVTGSAVETHHQHHHGHMLLHSHAHHVAAAAAASGGQLFHVPQHSRREKLRFPPDSAVGDSPPTTLPPHQHNHHHHQQQQTGAWPPPAFYSYASSSSSYSPHSPTVVQGHLVPNGLDPQAQQHHPQQLTQIPTQNFALSLSSASSNPATAPPTPKRQQLTGGPSTAAGPYGPFTGYATVLGRSRFLAPAQKLLEEICDVGAAAAHVDRTLPDEGLLDADPTDAADGHDLDNDADRGEASDAGPMSGAEQQWKKTKLISMMEEVCKRYRQYYQQVQAVIASFETVAGFNNAAPFAVMALRVMAKHFRHLKSMILHQLRNTSKMPVKEGMSKDITIFGLGGGGGTVGFQRGGSVSGFGQPHNIWRPQRGLPERSVTVLRAWLFEHFLHPYPTDGDKQMLAKQTGLTRNQVSNWFINARVRLWKPMVEEIHNLEMRQIHKHSPLDKAQHGIHNQTENSSRRNGKRSEPCDSQPLQSSSITRNHNTTTSHGFQDELSQMSHSIQGQVSFAGYSALSSQQHNMASPQHHHVSGAGNGGVSLTLGLHQNNRICFGEPLPSTIPANLAHRFGLEDMSDPYVMGSFGGQDRHFAKEIGGHLLHDFVG, encoded by the exons ATGGCGTCTCCCGCCGGCGGGTACGGCGGCGTCACGGGGAGCGCCGTCGAGacccaccaccagcaccaccacggccacaTGCTGCTTCATAGCCATgcacaccacgtggcagccgccgccgccgcgtcgggcGGGCAGCTCTTCCACGTGCCGCAGCACAGCCGCCGCGAGAAGCTCCGGTTCCCGCCGGACTCCGCCGTGGGAGACTCGCCCCCGACTACTCTCCCCCCACATCagcacaaccaccaccaccaccagcagcaaCAGACCGGGGCGTGGCCACCTCCGGCCTTCTACTCCTAcgcctcatcctcatcctcctacTCGCCGCACAGCCCCACGGTGGTGCAGGGGCACCTCGTGCCCAACGGGCTCGACCCGCAGGCACAGCAACATCACCCGCAGCAGCTCACGCAGATCCCGACGCAGAACTTCGCGCTGTCCCTCTCCTCCGCGTCGTCCAATCCCGCCACGGCGCCCCCGACGCCCAAGAGGCAGCAGCTAACCGGCGGCCCGTCAACGGCCGCCGGGCCGTACGGTCCATTCACCGGCTACGCCACGGTGCTCGGCCGCTCCAGGTTCCTCGCCCCGGCGCAGAAGCTGCTCGAGGAGATCTGCGacgtgggcgccgccgccgcgcacgtcGACCGCACCCTCCCCGACGAGGGCCTGCTCGACGCGGACCCCACGGACGCCGCCGACGGCCACGACCTGGACAACGACGCCGACCGCGGCGAGGCCTCCGACGCCGGACCCATGTCCGGCGCCGAGCAGCAGTGGAAGAAGACCAAGCTCATCTCCATGATGGAAGAG GTTTGCAAGAGGTACAGGCAGTACTACCAGCAGGTGCAGGCCGTGATCGCCTCCTTCGAGACCGTCGCCGGGTTCAACAATGCCGCACCCTTCGCGGTGATGGCTCTGAGGGTGATGGCGAAGCACTTCAGGCACCTCAAGTCCATGATACTGCACCAGCTGCGCAACACGAGCAAGATGCCCGTCAAAGAAGGCATGAGCAAAGACATCACCATATTTggccttggcggcggcggtggcaccGTCGGCTTCCAGAGAGGGGGCAGCGTCAGCGGCTTCGGCCAGCCGCACAACATTTGGCGCCCTCAGAGGGGTCTCCCCGAGCGCTCTGTCACCGTTCTCCGCGCTTGGCTCTTCGAGCACTTCCTGCATCC GTATCCTACTGATGGCGACAAGCAAATGCTGGCTAAACAAACTGGTTTGACAAGGAATCAG GTCTCGAACTGGTTTATTAATGCGAGGGTTAGGCTCTGGAAGCCTATGGTAGAAGAAATCCACAACCTTGAGATGAGGCAAATCCACAAGCACTCACCTCTGGACAAGGCGCAGCATGGCATTCACAATCAGACTGAGAATTCGTCGCGGCGCAATGGGAAGCGCTCTGAACCCTGCGATTCGCAGCCGTTGCAAAGCAGCAGCATCACAAGGAACCACAACACCACAACTTCCCATGGCTTCCAGGATGAACTGTCCCAGATGTCCCACTCCATCCAGGGCCAGGTGAGCTTCGCAGGATATAGCGCGCTGTCATCGCAGCAGCACAACATGGCATCACCGCAACACCATCATGTCAGCGGGGCGGGGAATGGTGGCGTCTCCCTCACTCTCGGCCTCCACCAGAACAACAGGATCTGCTTCGGCGAACCACTGCCGTCGACGATCCCGGCCAACCTCGCCCACCGTTTCGGGCTGGAGGATATGAGTGACCCCTACGTGATGGGCTCATTCGGAGGCCAGGACCGGCACTTCGCCAAGGAGATCGGCGGTCACTTGCTCCATGATTTCGTCGGGTGA